Proteins from a genomic interval of Caulobacter rhizosphaerae:
- a CDS encoding Atu4866 domain-containing protein, with the protein MTGRRVSGVWASADGGVSLELRPDGRFDERHDGELVFAGHYELIGDDIRLFEDGGGQLSGRLTEGRLSLAPPPRPAPHPRQWRRRSSHGEPHPLY; encoded by the coding sequence TTGACCGGCCGCCGCGTCTCCGGCGTCTGGGCCAGCGCCGACGGAGGCGTCAGCCTGGAACTGCGCCCCGACGGCCGCTTCGACGAGCGCCACGACGGAGAACTGGTGTTCGCCGGTCATTACGAGCTGATCGGCGACGACATCCGGCTGTTCGAGGACGGCGGCGGCCAGCTGTCGGGCCGCCTGACCGAGGGCCGGCTGAGCCTGGCGCCGCCGCCACGTCCTGCGCCCCACCCTCGTCAATGGCGGCGTCGCTCTTCCCATGGCGAGCCTCACCCCCTATATTGA
- a CDS encoding DUF6289 family protein: protein MRPSKTFKILALSVVAASALAAGVAFALPTHEVETYYYSDASHTEEVGHTLLACNGHFFSNGVQTAYADVTSTPCD, encoded by the coding sequence ATGCGCCCGTCAAAAACCTTTAAGATTCTGGCCCTGTCGGTCGTCGCCGCTTCGGCCCTGGCCGCCGGCGTCGCTTTCGCCCTGCCCACCCACGAGGTCGAGACCTACTACTATTCCGACGCCTCCCACACCGAGGAGGTCGGACACACATTGCTCGCCTGCAACGGTCACTTCTTCTCGAACGGCGTGCAGACGGCGTATGCGGACGTCACCTCCACGCCCTGCGATTAA
- a CDS encoding AraC family transcriptional regulator, translated as MVEPGELAALIERYAPTDGDHKVCEKASLHRASQPSEPTHGVFGAAVCVVAQGRKQVLSGGSVLVYDALNYVVASVDLPVIGQVVEASPEAPYLSFRMTLDPAVIGDLLLQLGGEPALAQDAGPLVGAMAVSQVNPPLLDAVMRMVRLIDTPRDAAVLAPLIEREILYRMLLGDQGPRLAQIARADGRMRQVKRAIGWITQHFNQPFSIEELAAEARMSPSALHRHFKAVTALSPLQYQKQIRLQEARKLILAQRLDAGSAGHAVGYDSPSQFSREYARLFGAPPLRDAARLRGRPDMLLET; from the coding sequence ATGGTCGAGCCGGGCGAACTCGCCGCTCTGATTGAACGATACGCGCCTACGGACGGCGATCACAAGGTCTGCGAAAAGGCCTCCCTGCATCGCGCCAGCCAGCCCAGCGAGCCGACCCACGGGGTGTTCGGCGCCGCGGTCTGCGTGGTGGCCCAGGGACGCAAGCAGGTGCTCAGCGGCGGATCGGTCCTGGTCTACGACGCGCTGAACTATGTGGTCGCCTCGGTTGACCTGCCCGTGATCGGCCAGGTGGTCGAAGCCTCGCCGGAGGCGCCGTACCTGTCCTTCCGGATGACGCTGGACCCGGCGGTGATCGGCGACCTCCTGCTGCAGCTGGGCGGCGAGCCGGCGCTGGCCCAGGACGCAGGGCCGCTGGTCGGAGCCATGGCCGTCAGCCAGGTCAATCCGCCCCTGCTGGACGCGGTGATGCGGATGGTCCGGCTGATCGACACGCCGCGTGACGCCGCCGTGCTGGCCCCGCTGATCGAGCGCGAGATCCTCTACCGCATGCTGCTGGGCGACCAGGGGCCGCGCCTGGCCCAGATCGCCCGCGCCGACGGCCGCATGCGCCAGGTCAAGCGCGCCATCGGCTGGATCACCCAGCACTTCAACCAGCCCTTCAGCATCGAGGAACTGGCGGCCGAGGCGCGGATGAGCCCTTCGGCCCTGCATCGCCACTTCAAGGCGGTCACGGCGCTCAGCCCGCTGCAGTACCAGAAGCAGATCCGCCTGCAGGAGGCGCGCAAGCTGATCTTGGCCCAGCGGCTGGACGCCGGTTCGGCCGGCCACGCGGTGGGCTACGACAGTCCCTCGCAGTTCAGCCGCGAATACGCGCGGCTGTTCGGCGCTCCGCCCCTGCGCGACGCGGCCCGCCTGAGAGGCCGGCCCGACATGCTGCTGGAGACCTGA
- a CDS encoding GIY-YIG nuclease family protein: MYDLNSAWVYMLQCRDGSYYVGSHRGPDVEVRVAQHQEGRRGEYTACRLPVKLVWCQPFQYIVDAIDTERRIKGWSRAKKEAMMRGDWDALPSLSRRRSGKPKQQEHRVRAP, translated from the coding sequence ATGTACGATCTCAACAGCGCATGGGTTTACATGCTCCAGTGCCGCGACGGTTCATACTATGTCGGCTCTCATCGAGGACCGGATGTAGAGGTGCGCGTCGCTCAGCATCAAGAGGGTCGCCGCGGCGAGTACACAGCCTGTCGGCTTCCCGTGAAGCTCGTATGGTGTCAGCCCTTCCAATACATCGTCGACGCTATCGACACCGAGCGTCGGATCAAAGGTTGGTCCCGCGCCAAGAAAGAAGCGATGATGCGCGGCGATTGGGATGCACTACCGTCCCTGTCGCGTCGTCGCAGCGGCAAACCCAAACAACAAGAGCACAGAGTCAGAGCGCCCTAG
- the ilvN gene encoding acetolactate synthase small subunit: protein MTDLQPASAYDMAPNEQVEQTATFALLVDNEPGVLHRVVGLFAARGYNIESLTVAETDRKAHTSRITVVTRGTRHVLDQIEAQLHKVVSVRRVHDVTRDPNGVERELALVKVRGQGVDRVEALRIAEIFRAKPVDTTLESFVFEISGAPSKIDKFLDLMRPLGLVELSRTGVLSIERGVEGM, encoded by the coding sequence ATGACCGACCTCCAACCCGCCTCCGCCTACGACATGGCCCCGAACGAACAGGTCGAGCAGACCGCGACCTTCGCCCTGCTGGTCGACAACGAGCCGGGGGTGCTGCACCGGGTGGTCGGACTGTTCGCCGCCCGCGGCTACAACATCGAGAGCCTCACCGTCGCCGAGACCGACCGCAAGGCCCACACCAGCCGGATCACCGTGGTCACCCGCGGCACCCGTCACGTGCTCGACCAGATCGAGGCCCAACTGCACAAGGTGGTTAGCGTCCGCCGCGTGCACGACGTGACCCGCGATCCCAACGGCGTCGAACGCGAGCTGGCGCTGGTCAAGGTGCGCGGCCAGGGCGTCGACCGCGTCGAGGCCCTGCGCATCGCCGAGATCTTCCGCGCCAAGCCGGTGGACACCACCCTGGAAAGCTTCGTGTTCGAGATCTCGGGCGCGCCGTCGAAGATCGACAAGTTCCTGGACCTGATGCGGCCGCTGGGCCTGGTGGAACTGTCGCGCACCGGCGTGCTTTCCATCGAGCGGGGTGTTGAAGGAATGTAG
- a CDS encoding aquaporin, translated as MSKIVAEFIGTFALVLFGCGAAVLGGDHVGQLGIALAFGFAIVAMAYGIGPVSGCHVNPAVSLAAFVAGRMSAKEMGLYWIAQFVGATAGAAVLLLIAGGTAHGLGQNGWGTGYGGGFGVEAAFAFEVVMTALFVIVILGSTGTDAAPGFAGLGIGIALAVIHIVGIQVTGVSVNPARSFGPAILVGGQAVAQLWLFFVAPAIGAVLGALLYRFNVLKVG; from the coding sequence ATGTCAAAAATTGTTGCCGAGTTCATCGGCACGTTTGCTCTTGTGTTGTTCGGTTGCGGTGCGGCCGTGCTGGGCGGCGACCATGTCGGACAACTTGGCATAGCCTTGGCGTTCGGGTTTGCGATCGTGGCGATGGCCTACGGCATCGGTCCGGTGTCGGGCTGCCACGTCAACCCGGCGGTCAGCCTGGCGGCCTTCGTGGCCGGGCGGATGAGCGCCAAGGAGATGGGGCTGTACTGGATCGCCCAGTTCGTCGGAGCGACGGCGGGGGCGGCGGTGCTGCTGCTGATCGCCGGCGGCACGGCGCACGGCCTGGGCCAGAACGGCTGGGGCACGGGCTACGGCGGCGGCTTCGGGGTCGAGGCCGCCTTCGCGTTCGAGGTGGTGATGACCGCCCTGTTCGTGATCGTCATCCTGGGCTCGACCGGCACCGACGCCGCCCCAGGCTTCGCGGGGCTGGGCATCGGCATCGCCCTGGCGGTGATCCACATCGTCGGCATCCAGGTGACCGGCGTCTCGGTCAACCCCGCCCGCAGCTTCGGCCCGGCCATCCTCGTCGGCGGCCAGGCCGTGGCGCAGCTGTGGCTGTTCTTCGTCGCCCCGGCGATCGGCGCCGTGCTGGGCGCGCTGCTCTACCGCTTCAACGTACTGAAGGTCGGCTAG
- a CDS encoding SspB family protein yields MAQTNPPEDLMQYEAMAQDALRGVVKAALKKAAAPGGLPEPHHLYITFKTQAAGVSGPQDLLGKYPDEMTIILQHQYWDLAPGETFFSVTLKFGGQPKRLSIPYAAVTRFYDPSVQFALQFEAPEIAPQEPEPEPEPEVAAATEGGEEAPKIISLDQFRKK; encoded by the coding sequence ATGGCCCAGACCAATCCGCCTGAAGACCTGATGCAGTACGAGGCGATGGCCCAGGACGCCCTGCGCGGCGTCGTCAAGGCCGCGCTGAAGAAGGCCGCCGCGCCCGGCGGCCTGCCCGAGCCGCACCATCTGTACATCACCTTCAAGACCCAGGCGGCGGGCGTGTCGGGCCCCCAGGACCTGCTGGGCAAGTATCCCGACGAGATGACCATCATCCTGCAGCACCAGTATTGGGACCTGGCGCCGGGCGAGACTTTCTTCTCGGTCACCCTGAAGTTCGGCGGCCAGCCCAAGCGGCTGTCGATCCCTTATGCCGCGGTGACCCGGTTCTACGACCCGTCAGTGCAGTTCGCCCTGCAGTTCGAGGCGCCCGAGATCGCGCCGCAGGAGCCCGAGCCGGAGCCGGAACCCGAGGTCGCCGCCGCCACCGAAGGCGGCGAGGAAGCGCCCAAGATCATTTCCCTCGACCAGTTCCGCAAGAAGTAG